A portion of the Magnolia sinica isolate HGM2019 chromosome 17, MsV1, whole genome shotgun sequence genome contains these proteins:
- the LOC131231670 gene encoding probable phospholipid-transporting ATPase 4, whose translation MSAIGGNSAGPALHHQLGDTDEPNDGNASVKKRTNVLLLSDHLGDLGMSDGLNYENQIIVGFLRCQEQPPSDFSIAQFRFLERLLVVHGH comes from the exons ATGTCTGCTATTGGAGGAAACAGTGCTGGTCCTG CACTTCATCACCAATTAGGAGATACTGACGAGCCAAACGATGGCAATGCCTCAGTGAAGAAGAGAACTAATGTGTTACTTCTTAGTGATCACCTTGgagatctaggaatgtctgatggttTGAACTATGAGAACCAAATTATTGTTGGATTCTT GCGATGCCAAGAACAACCACCTAGTGACTTCTCTATTGCTCAGTTCCGGTTTCTAGAGCGACTACTTGTCGTCCATGGGCACTAG